From one Planctomycetota bacterium genomic stretch:
- a CDS encoding DUF1549 domain-containing protein, translating into MRTILAAILTAAGAQDAPENPIDRHFARFWAERGLVPAPPADDYEFFRRATLDVLGRPPRPEEVRAFEKAPDRGRAVEALLAHPDAAEFFADTWLRILLNYRFEETLPLKIHFPAFRAYLKEVWSRDLPYREFARQLLSDHGDNVKKPASNFILAALDPGEPPHEIASRTARVFLGIQIQCARCHDHPFDKIAQEDFWGLAAFFGGLKPKARTTFEGFGVKLSREERPGMRMKIPDGPGEVEPTFLDGRRPDPGEAPLGALARFVTESPAFSRAIVNRVWAHFLGRGFYEPVDRYTERTRVSHPALLAALVSEFERAGTRLKPLVRTILRSRVYQVSCAAPDGEPPDPEAYTAMPLKPQNPVQLLNTLTWALRLDGFLEQFYQQYLKAFGDDNFFARSYGNREVFRMYLHLYAQSLLAPSGAAPEASAYTGSVRLALKLMNAHDLQGLVRAEAGPLSEILARESTPEGRLVEIFLTLLGRPPDGRERDRYLAFIRRRDGRPQAYEDIYWALLNSTELFFNH; encoded by the coding sequence ATGAGGACAATCCTGGCCGCGATCCTGACCGCCGCGGGCGCGCAGGATGCCCCGGAGAACCCCATCGACCGCCACTTCGCGCGCTTCTGGGCCGAGCGCGGCCTCGTTCCCGCCCCGCCGGCCGACGACTATGAATTCTTCCGCCGCGCCACCCTCGACGTCCTCGGCCGCCCGCCCCGCCCGGAGGAGGTGCGCGCGTTCGAAAAGGCTCCCGACCGCGGGCGGGCCGTCGAGGCGCTCCTGGCCCACCCGGACGCCGCCGAATTCTTCGCGGACACGTGGCTGCGGATTCTCCTCAACTACCGCTTCGAGGAAACCCTGCCCCTCAAGATCCACTTCCCCGCCTTCCGCGCCTACCTCAAGGAGGTCTGGTCCCGCGATCTTCCCTACCGCGAGTTCGCCCGGCAACTCCTCTCGGACCACGGGGACAACGTCAAGAAGCCCGCCTCGAATTTCATCCTGGCGGCGCTCGACCCCGGCGAGCCGCCCCACGAAATCGCCTCGCGGACGGCGCGGGTCTTTCTCGGAATCCAGATCCAGTGCGCCCGCTGTCACGATCATCCGTTCGACAAGATCGCGCAGGAGGACTTCTGGGGGCTGGCCGCCTTTTTCGGCGGACTCAAGCCGAAGGCGCGCACGACGTTCGAAGGCTTCGGCGTCAAACTCTCCCGCGAGGAACGGCCCGGGATGAGGATGAAAATCCCCGACGGCCCCGGCGAGGTCGAGCCCACGTTCCTCGACGGCCGCCGGCCGGATCCCGGAGAGGCGCCCCTCGGGGCCCTGGCGCGCTTCGTCACCGAGAGCCCGGCCTTCTCGCGCGCGATCGTCAACCGCGTCTGGGCCCATTTCCTGGGACGCGGATTCTACGAGCCCGTGGACCGCTACACCGAACGGACGCGGGTGTCCCACCCCGCGCTCCTGGCGGCGCTCGTGAGCGAGTTCGAGCGGGCGGGGACGCGCCTGAAACCTCTCGTCCGGACGATCCTCCGCTCGCGCGTCTACCAGGTTTCCTGCGCCGCGCCGGACGGGGAACCGCCGGATCCCGAGGCTTATACGGCGATGCCCCTGAAGCCTCAGAACCCCGTTCAGCTCCTCAACACGCTCACCTGGGCGCTCCGGCTGGACGGGTTCCTCGAACAGTTCTACCAGCAGTACCTCAAGGCGTTCGGGGACGACAACTTCTTCGCCCGCAGCTACGGGAACCGCGAAGTCTTCCGAATGTACCTGCATCTCTACGCGCAGTCGCTCCTGGCGCCCTCGGGCGCGGCTCCCGAGGCTTCCGCCTACACCGGGAGCGTCCGCCTGGCCCTCAAGCTCATGAACGCCCACGACCTTCAGGGACTGGTGCGCGCGGAGGCGGGACCTCTCTCGGAGATCCTCGCGCGCGAATCGACGCCCGAAGGGCGGCTCGTCGAGATCTTCCTGACGCTGCTCGGCCGTCCGCCGGACGGGCGCGAGCGCGACCGCTACCTGGCCTTCATCCGCCGCCGGGACGGCCGCCCGCAGGCCTACGAGGACATCTACTGGGCGCTTCTGAACTCCACGGAGCTTTTCTTCAACCACTGA